Genomic segment of Polycladomyces abyssicola:
ACTCCCTCAATCATCGCTTTCCCCACCGCGAAATATCCCCGAACGTTGGCCGTTTGCGGATATTTGACGGCCAATGCGCAACGGAAATGTTCCTGGATGTGCGGCTCTATCTTTTTCGCCATACCTCCAACCAACAGTACAACATCATCCGCTCTCCATTTTTTGGAGACACTGCTTGCGATCAAATCAGCCATCTCTCTCACATTGGATTCCTTTGCCGTTTCCCAGCCGATCGGAATTGTGCCCGACTCCCGGTCGATGAATACCCGATCCTTGAATGTCGCATAGTTAGTAGTTTTGGCCCCGAAATCGATGATGCGCACCAATCCCATGCGCGGTTCGGCGAAAAATGCGCTCCCTCCTTCAATCGTCGTATAGACGCGATCGATGTGAAACTGTTTCCACCGGCCATTCACTTCTACGTGATGATGCCCTTGCAACAGCCGTTTGACTGCGTATTTTTCCTCTTCGGTGAAATTGACGATCGGTAAACCCGTCACCAGCGTGACGTTTCCCTTCCCTCCCGCCAGGTATATGGCGGTCAGCGTGAGCAGCAGTGTCTCCTCCACCGCTTTGGTATCCTGCATCGCTTGGCGGGTAAATTCTCCTTCCCGTTCGGCCAGTTGACCCACAAACCATTTTCGGCCCCGGTACTGAAGCTCAATGTCCCCATCCACTTCCTGCCGGTAGTTCCGTTTGCGCCACCCGCTCACTTTGCTGGGAAACAGAAACGTCTTCTCTTCCGTCATCACTTTGACATAACTGCGCCCGCAATCCACCGCGATGATCATCTCCATCCCTCCGCAAAACAAATATACGCATCCGGCTTCCGCTTTAGTATTCTTCGGTAAAAAACGGGACAGCCGCTGTGTTCGAAAACGTTAAACCGACATAGGAATGAAAGGAATGGGGGACAAAGGGGGGCATTTTGCATGACCATCATTCTCGGTGGACAATCAGCTGAAAAGCCTGCGCCCGGTGATTAGGTCCCAGCGGTCACGATCAGCTTGTGTATGATCGTCAAAAATGAAGCGGACACGCTTACTCGCTGTCTTGATTCCGTGAAGGAATTGGTGGACGAGATCATCATCGTCGATACAGGTTCCACCGACGAAACCAGAACAATCGCCAAGCGATACATCCCAACCTCTGGTCCAATTGGCGGACTGTTACGATAAATTGAAAGACAATAAGAAAGTGAAAGAAGTGCTTATGCAGGCCGTTCAAT
This window contains:
- a CDS encoding ParM/StbA family protein; this translates as MIIAVDCGRSYVKVMTEEKTFLFPSKVSGWRKRNYRQEVDGDIELQYRGRKWFVGQLAEREGEFTRQAMQDTKAVEETLLLTLTAIYLAGGKGNVTLVTGLPIVNFTEEEKYAVKRLLQGHHHVEVNGRWKQFHIDRVYTTIEGGSAFFAEPRMGLVRIIDFGAKTTNYATFKDRVFIDRESGTIPIGWETAKESNVREMADLIASSVSKKWRADDVVLLVGGMAKKIEPHIQEHFRCALAVKYPQTANVRGYFAVGKAMIEGVRV